ACAGCATCCTCTTCTTCTTCATGGACATAGCCCAGTTTGCCAAAATAATTGGTACTGCGCTCTGGCCAGTGAAGTTGGTATAAGTCGATATAGTCTGTTTGAAGTCGCGTCAGGCTTTTATCAACGGCATCATTGATATGGCGTGCATGAAGGCGGCTAATCTCTCCGTTTCCGCGAAAATACGTATTATCGGATTTTCCAACCACTTTGGTGGCCAGAATGACATCATCCCGCTTCCCGCGATTTTTGATCCAGCTTCCAATAAACTTTTCCGTCAAACCCTGAGTTTCTTCTTTAGGCGGGACAGGATACAGTTCAGCTGTATCAATAAAATTGATGCCGCTCGCCACTGCCATTTCAAGTTGTTGGTGGGCTTCTTCTTCTGTATTTTGTTCGCCCCAAGTCATGGTTCCAAGGCAGATAGCGCTTACGTCCAGATCTGTTTGACCCAGTTTTCTATATTCCATAATTTGTCCTGTAAATTTTTTGCGGGTGCGCCCCAGATTACTCAGTGGTTGGATACAAATTCGACAAGGGATGGCGTCATTTTTTCCACAATTAACGCAACGCCCTCTTTGTTCGGGTGGATGGCGTCCTCCTGATTCAGATCGGGAATGGACGCAACACCTTCCAAGAAGAAAGGATAAAAGGCGATCTTGTACTTTTTTGCAAGCTCAGGATAGATCCGATCAAATTCTTCCTGATATTCAGGGCCCATATTGGGCGGAGCTTTCATACCTGCCAGCATAACAGGAATGTCTTTTTCCTGAAGTTTTTCAATTATCTTCATAAGGCTTTTCCGCGTGACGGAAGGTTCAATTCCCCGCAATGCATCATTGGCGCCAAGTTCCAGCAGGACGAAGTCCGCACCATTGCCGATCGCCCAGTCCAGACGTTGAAGGCCTCCGGTCGAGGTGTCCCCAGAAACACCCGCATTTTCAACCTTTATATCCAGCCCCGCCTTTTGAAGCGCGGCTTCCAGCTGGACCGTAAAGGCTTCGGTTTGTGGAAGGCCATATCCCGCCGTCAGGCTATCCCCAAAAGCGACAAGGCGGCGGGTCTCGTTTGCAGTTACACTCTGAATTTGAAGAAAAAAGAGGGCAACGACGGCAAATATGTTGAAAAAACGAGTAAATTTGCCATATGCCAAGAAATCATGTTTTTGTTTTTGCATTGGAATGAACGTGCCCCACTCGCCGATCGTCAGTTTAAATTCTATACATCTCACACTTAATTCAGATGCGGGCCCTGTCAATATCCTGCGTGGTATAAACCTGTCAGTACAGGCCGGAGAGACTGTTGGTATTGTTGGACCGTCCGGGTCTGGAAAGTCAACCTTGATGTCCATAATGGCGGGGCTGGAGACGCCAACCGAGGGAACGGTTGAGGTCGCAGGGAACCAGCTTGACAAGATGGATGAAGATGCATTGGCGCGGTTTCGGCGTGACAATGTGGGTATTGTATTTCAGTCCTTTCATCTGGTGCCAACCATGACCGCGCAGGAAAATGTGGCCATCCCGCTTGAACTTGCTGGACGTAAAGACGCGTTTGAGGTGGCGAGGCAGAAACTCGAAGCCGTTGGGCTGGGGGCACGCGCCACACACTATCCATCCCAGCTTTCAGGGGGAGAACAACAACGGGTCGCTTTGGCACGGGCCGTTTGTACGGAGCCGAAGATTTTTCTTGCAGATGAGCCAACCGGAAATCTGGATGGGAAAACCGGTGAATTGATTGTCGATCTGATGTTTGAATTGCATGATGCCCACGATACAACAATGATCCTTATCACGCATGACGATCAACTGGCTGCGAAATGTGATCGGGTGATCCGGGTGGAAGATGGCCGGGTTGTCGAAATGCCAGCGGATCAGCTGCGGCCGGTGGAAGCACAGCCATTATGAGAAAAACCGGTTCTGATGAAAGCCTGATGCTTGCCCTGAGATATACATTTCGGGAATTGCGGGGCGGTCTTAAAGGGTTTCGAATTTTTATTGCCTGTCTGGTGTTAGGGGTCGCCGCCATTGCCGGGGTCGGTACTTTGTCCAGTTCAATTTCTGAAGGCTTACGGTCGAACGGCAAGCTTATCCTGGGTGGTGATGTGGACGTTCGGTTGACGTCTCGGCCGGCCAGTGGGGACGAATTGACGTGGCTGCGATCACAGGGAAAAGTGAGTGAAACGCAGATCCTTCGTGCCATGGTTCGAGCGGAAAAAACCGACAAACGGTTGCTTAGTGAATTAAAGGCGGTGGATGACCTTTACCCGTTATTCGGGGCATTGACAGTTTCTGAGAAAAGCAACACAGAGCGTTCTGAGCAGGAACTTCTGCGCCCGGAAGGGGGCAACTATGGTGCCATGGTCGAGCCGATTTTACTGGACAGGCTGGGTGTGACGGTTGGCGACTCTTTGAAAATAGGGACGTTGTCTTTCATCGTTCGTGGGATTATCGAAAATGAACCTGACAAAGCCAGTCAGGGAATGAGTCTGGGACCCCGTGTTATTATTTCCACCCAGGCGCTGGAAAAATCCGGATTGATCCAGCCCGGCAGTCTTATCCGGTATCACTATCGACTGGATCTGGCGCCTGATACTGGTATCCCTGATTTCCGAAATGCCGTGAAGGTCGCGCAACCAGATGCAGGGTGGCGGATCACGGACAGTTCCAACGGTGCCCCCGGAATAAAACGGTTTGTTGATCGGGTGGCCATGTTCCTGACACTGGTCGGGCTGACCGCCCTGATCGTTGGCGGGGTTGGTGTGGGGAATGCAATTCGCGCCTATTTGGATGGTAAAATTGAAACGATCGCGACCTTGAAATGTCTCGGGGCGAGCAGTCGGTTTATCTTCCGTGTTCACTATTTTCAAGTGATGATACTGGCATTTGTCGGGTCGGTTACCGGATTGGTGATCGGGTTTGGCGGTGCATGGGTTGCGTCGCAGTTTCTGGCAACGGCCTTACCGGTACCTGCTGTCGTAACGTTACAGGCAGGCCCCCTGATTTTGGCCGCCGCGTACGGATTGCTCACGGCAACATTGTTTGCGATCTGGCCGCTTGCGAGGGCACGGGAAACACCTGCAGCGTCGCTTTTTAGGGATGTGGTGTCCGTACGGCGCTGGCCGCGCCCCCGTTACCTTCTCCTTATCGGCGTGACCTTTATGTCCTTGGTGGCATTGTCGATCCTGACGGTGGAAGAAAAAATATTTGCGATCGGTTTTGTGGTCGCAGCCTTATTGATTTTCAGCATTTTGATGGCAGTCGGATTTATCGTCCAATGGCTGGCCCGTCATGCCCCAAGAGCCAGTATTCCTGTTTTGCGACTGGCGATTGCCAATCTCCATCGCCCGGGTGCCGCAACGGCAAGCGTGATTTTGTCGATGGGATTGGGTTTGACCCTTTTTGTCACGGTGGCCTTGATTGAAGGGAACTTAAGGGCGCAGGTCCAGGATCAATTGCCGGAAAATGCACCTGCGTTTTTCTTCATCGATATTCAGAACAGACAGCTTGATCAATTCGTCGACCGTGCCAGTGCAATTGAAGGCGTGAGTGATGTAAACTATCTGCCAAATCTGCGCGGACGCATTGTCGCTGTCGACGGTGTCCCCGCGGCACAAGTCAAAGTTGCCAGTGACGTGAAATGGGTGCTTCGCGGTGATCGCGGGCTTACCTATTCCCAGAAAATTCCGGCGAATGCAACGGTTGTTGAAGGGGATTGGTGGCCCGAGGATTATCAGGGAAAACCGCTGATCAGTATGGATCAGGAAGCCGCGGTCGGAATGGGAATTGGAATTGGTGACACGCTAACCGTGAATGTTATGGGCCGTGAAATTACAGCCGAGATCGCAAATTTACGCGAAATTGACTGGAGTACGCTTGCGATTAACTTTGTGATCGTCTTCGACCATAATACTTTGGCTGCGGCCCCGCATAGCCTGCTCGCGACGGCAAAAGCGCAGGATCAGGCGGAAACCACATTGTTTCGAACGATCACGACTGAATTTCCCAATATTTCGGTTGTTCGGATGAAGGAAGCACTGCAGACCATTTCCAAAATCCTTGAGCAGTTGTCGTCTGCTGTGACGGCAACGGCATCCATTACATTGGTTGCGGGTATTCTGGTTTTGGCAGGGGCTTTTGCCGCAGGGCATCGCAAGCGTGTGTATGACGCAGTCATTTTGAAAGTTCTGGGTGCAACAAGACGCGATATTTTCAAAACTTTTTTGCTGGAGTATGCCCTGTTGGGGCTGGTGACGTCCTGCATTGCAGCGTTTGCCGGATGGGCCGCTGCCTATCTGGTTATCACCGATGTACTTGAAGCAAAATGGACAAGCTTACCGGGAACGCTGGTCGGGACAATCGTCGTGAGTGTCGGTATTACGGTTCTGTTTGGATTGCTTGGCTCCTGGCGGGCGCTTGGTGAAAAAGTAGCACCGGTTCTTCGATCTGATTAAACACGATTATTTTCCTTGAATTTTATGGTAACTACTCCAATATCTAGCCTAAGTTAAATTCCTTAGAGGGTAAGGGTATATGGCAACCGAATATACAAGAATGAAAACAGCACAAACCAGCGCAGCCGAACAAGCTGTGATGGATGAAGGCCTTCGCGCCTATATGCTGAAAGTTTATAATTACGTGGCCTCTGGCCTCGCACTCAGTGGCGCTGCCGCCGCATTTACAGCAAATACACCTGTTGTTTATAACGCTGTCTTTGGAACACCATTGCAGTGGGTTGTTATGTTGGCGCCATTGGGCATGTTGTTCATCATGGGACGCGGAAGTGTTCAGACAACAAAGATCATGTATTGGTTGATGGTCGCTACCTTCGGTGTTTCCATCTCTTACATCTTCCATGTCTATACATCAGAAAGCGTTGTCCGGGTTTTCTTTATCACGGCTGTGACATTTGGCTCCATGAGCTTGTGGGGCTACACGACGAAGCGTGATCTGTCGGGTATGGGCTCGTTTCTGATTATGGGTCTTGTTGGCATCCTGATTGCATCTGTCGTCAATATCTTCCTGGGATCTTCCATGCTTCAGTTCGTCGTATCTGTGCTTGGTGTTCTGATCTTCACTGGTCTGACAGCGTATGATACACAGCGGATCAAGTCTGAATATTACCACGGACATGACAATGAGATTCTTGAGAAAGGCGCCATTATGGGGGCTGTTTCTCTTTACCTGAATTTCCTGAACCTGTTCATGATGCTGCTGAGCCTGCTCGGCAATCGCGAATAGAGTGTTCGAAAATCTGAAGAAAAGCCCGGTTTAATCCGGGCTTTTTTTATGGCCGCTCTCCGCCCGAATTTTTATCTTGGCAGAGGCGATCAAGCTGTTAAGATAGTTTGAAAGCAAACATAGTATTTTAACGGAATGTGAGCCAGATGCGTATTCTCATCGCGATGATGAAACATGAAACAAACACTTTCTCTCCAATTGTTGCTGACTGGAAGCGATTTCAGGACTGGGGCGCGCACCTTGGGGAAGACGCATTAAAGGCCTATGAAGGAACCGCGATGCCCATGGGGGCCTATATTGAACTTGCCCGTTCAATTGATGCGGAAATTGTTACGCCTGTTGCTGCTGAAGCGATGCCTGCGGGGCTGGTAACCAAAGAAGCCTATAATAACCTTGTCGAGCCGATTTTGGAGGCTGTGCGAAATGGGGTGGATGCCGCGATGCTGGACCTGCATGGCGCGATGGTCTCGGAAGTAACACCTGACGGTGAAGGTACTCTGCTTGAGCGTATCCGA
This region of Sneathiella aquimaris genomic DNA includes:
- a CDS encoding arylesterase: MQKQKHDFLAYGKFTRFFNIFAVVALFFLQIQSVTANETRRLVAFGDSLTAGYGLPQTEAFTVQLEAALQKAGLDIKVENAGVSGDTSTGGLQRLDWAIGNGADFVLLELGANDALRGIEPSVTRKSLMKIIEKLQEKDIPVMLAGMKAPPNMGPEYQEEFDRIYPELAKKYKIAFYPFFLEGVASIPDLNQEDAIHPNKEGVALIVEKMTPSLVEFVSNH
- a CDS encoding ABC transporter ATP-binding protein translates to MPHSPIVSLNSIHLTLNSDAGPVNILRGINLSVQAGETVGIVGPSGSGKSTLMSIMAGLETPTEGTVEVAGNQLDKMDEDALARFRRDNVGIVFQSFHLVPTMTAQENVAIPLELAGRKDAFEVARQKLEAVGLGARATHYPSQLSGGEQQRVALARAVCTEPKIFLADEPTGNLDGKTGELIVDLMFELHDAHDTTMILITHDDQLAAKCDRVIRVEDGRVVEMPADQLRPVEAQPL
- a CDS encoding ABC transporter permease; translation: MRKTGSDESLMLALRYTFRELRGGLKGFRIFIACLVLGVAAIAGVGTLSSSISEGLRSNGKLILGGDVDVRLTSRPASGDELTWLRSQGKVSETQILRAMVRAEKTDKRLLSELKAVDDLYPLFGALTVSEKSNTERSEQELLRPEGGNYGAMVEPILLDRLGVTVGDSLKIGTLSFIVRGIIENEPDKASQGMSLGPRVIISTQALEKSGLIQPGSLIRYHYRLDLAPDTGIPDFRNAVKVAQPDAGWRITDSSNGAPGIKRFVDRVAMFLTLVGLTALIVGGVGVGNAIRAYLDGKIETIATLKCLGASSRFIFRVHYFQVMILAFVGSVTGLVIGFGGAWVASQFLATALPVPAVVTLQAGPLILAAAYGLLTATLFAIWPLARARETPAASLFRDVVSVRRWPRPRYLLLIGVTFMSLVALSILTVEEKIFAIGFVVAALLIFSILMAVGFIVQWLARHAPRASIPVLRLAIANLHRPGAATASVILSMGLGLTLFVTVALIEGNLRAQVQDQLPENAPAFFFIDIQNRQLDQFVDRASAIEGVSDVNYLPNLRGRIVAVDGVPAAQVKVASDVKWVLRGDRGLTYSQKIPANATVVEGDWWPEDYQGKPLISMDQEAAVGMGIGIGDTLTVNVMGREITAEIANLREIDWSTLAINFVIVFDHNTLAAAPHSLLATAKAQDQAETTLFRTITTEFPNISVVRMKEALQTISKILEQLSSAVTATASITLVAGILVLAGAFAAGHRKRVYDAVILKVLGATRRDIFKTFLLEYALLGLVTSCIAAFAGWAAAYLVITDVLEAKWTSLPGTLVGTIVVSVGITVLFGLLGSWRALGEKVAPVLRSD
- a CDS encoding Bax inhibitor-1/YccA family protein, with the translated sequence MKTAQTSAAEQAVMDEGLRAYMLKVYNYVASGLALSGAAAAFTANTPVVYNAVFGTPLQWVVMLAPLGMLFIMGRGSVQTTKIMYWLMVATFGVSISYIFHVYTSESVVRVFFITAVTFGSMSLWGYTTKRDLSGMGSFLIMGLVGILIASVVNIFLGSSMLQFVVSVLGVLIFTGLTAYDTQRIKSEYYHGHDNEILEKGAIMGAVSLYLNFLNLFMMLLSLLGNRE